The following proteins come from a genomic window of Ferrovibrio sp. MS7:
- a CDS encoding CarD family transcriptional regulator produces MDFSAGDHVVYPTHGVGKVLRIEKQSIAGFELDLMVVEFERDKMTVRIPLTKVTSVGIRKLSSPQKMRTALDTLKGRARIKRAMWSRRAQEYEAKINSGDPVSIAEVVRDLHRNAGQPDQSYSERQIYESALDRLVRELAAVERIDEDSAAKKLDKYLKAA; encoded by the coding sequence GTGGATTTTAGTGCCGGTGATCATGTTGTTTACCCCACCCATGGCGTGGGCAAGGTTCTGCGTATCGAAAAGCAGTCGATTGCCGGCTTCGAACTCGACCTGATGGTCGTGGAGTTCGAGCGCGACAAGATGACCGTGCGCATCCCGCTCACCAAGGTGACTTCGGTGGGTATCCGCAAGCTCAGCTCGCCGCAGAAGATGCGCACCGCGCTGGACACGCTGAAGGGCCGCGCCCGCATCAAGCGCGCGATGTGGAGCCGCCGCGCCCAGGAATACGAAGCCAAGATCAATTCCGGCGATCCGGTGTCGATTGCGGAAGTGGTGCGCGACCTGCACCGCAATGCCGGCCAGCCGGACCAGAGCTATTCCGAGCGCCAGATCTACGAGAGCGCGCTGGACCGCCTGGTGCGCGAACTGGCCGCCGTCGAGCGTATCGACGAGGACAGCGCGGCGAAGAAGCTGGACAAATACCTCAAGGCGGCGTGA